In Granulicatella elegans, one genomic interval encodes:
- a CDS encoding rhomboid family intramembrane serine protease: MNYWRKERYKRTILQNLTVSNAFLLIQIVMFIMMTLQGGSTNPAVLVCYGAKYNPFIIAFHQYWRFITPIFLHIGIEHLVMNSIFLYFLGNQLESIIGHGRFFVIYLLSGIIGNVASFAFSPSISAGASTSLFGLFGIILYLSTKHKYIYFFRELGMQYKALLIMNLISSLFLSRVDVYGHLGGLVGGYMATAVFTFRGDGVTKFYERILFGIAYIIVFIVLFFIGLTQFIL; the protein is encoded by the coding sequence ATGAATTATTGGAGAAAAGAAAGATATAAAAGAACCATTTTACAAAATTTAACGGTTTCAAATGCATTTTTATTGATACAAATTGTGATGTTTATCATGATGACATTACAAGGTGGTTCAACAAATCCCGCAGTATTAGTCTGTTATGGAGCAAAATATAATCCGTTTATTATCGCTTTTCATCAATATTGGCGTTTTATTACACCAATATTTTTACATATTGGAATAGAACATCTTGTAATGAATAGTATCTTTTTATATTTTTTAGGAAATCAACTAGAAAGTATTATTGGTCATGGAAGATTTTTTGTAATCTATCTACTAAGTGGTATCATTGGAAATGTGGCAAGTTTTGCTTTTAGTCCATCTATTTCAGCGGGGGCAAGTACGTCATTATTTGGTTTATTTGGAATTATTTTATATTTATCTACAAAGCATAAATATATTTATTTTTTCAGGGAATTAGGAATGCAATATAAAGCTCTGTTGATCATGAACCTTATATCCAGCTTGTTTTTAAGTAGAGTAGATGTTTATGGACATCTTGGTGGTTTAGTGGGTGGATATATGGCTACTGCTGTTTTTACATTTAGAGGGGATGGAGTAACAAAATTTTATGAAAGAATCTTATTTGGGATTGCTTATATTATTGTGTTTATCGTGTTGTTCTTTATTGGACTAACACAATTTATACTATGA
- the pgsA gene encoding CDP-diacylglycerol--glycerol-3-phosphate 3-phosphatidyltransferase encodes MNIANRLTIARIVMIPLFLLIMCFPKDVLGMVNVFHSNLSISWVLAMIIFTIASITDFLDGYLARKYHLITNFGKFADPLADKLLVMTAFITLVGAGVIPMWIVAVIVCRELAVTGLRLLLVNDGEVLAAAWPGKVKTATQMLAIIFLLIDDFPVKGLPFSIGTILLYVCLVATVYSGVDYFIKNKHVFADSFSV; translated from the coding sequence ATGAATATTGCCAATCGATTAACCATTGCTCGTATAGTCATGATTCCTTTGTTCTTGCTAATAATGTGTTTTCCAAAAGATGTTTTAGGAATGGTGAATGTTTTTCATTCAAACTTAAGTATTAGTTGGGTATTGGCAATGATTATTTTTACGATTGCTAGTATTACAGATTTTTTAGATGGATATTTAGCTAGAAAATATCACTTAATTACAAACTTTGGAAAATTTGCCGATCCTTTAGCAGATAAATTATTAGTGATGACGGCTTTTATTACATTAGTAGGAGCTGGAGTCATTCCAATGTGGATTGTAGCAGTGATTGTATGTAGAGAACTGGCTGTAACAGGGCTTCGTTTATTATTAGTTAATGATGGTGAAGTACTTGCAGCAGCATGGCCTGGAAAAGTTAAAACAGCAACACAAATGTTAGCGATTATCTTTTTATTGATTGATGATTTTCCAGTAAAAGGATTGCCATTTTCAATTGGAACGATTTTGCTATATGTGTGTTTAGTTGCAACAGTATATTCAGGAGTAGATTACTTTATAAAAAATAAACATGTTTTTGCAGATTCATTTTCTGTTTAA
- a CDS encoding competence/damage-inducible protein A: protein MKAEIITVGTELLMGQVINTNSATIARELAKLSIPTYYQQTVGDNPERMFESIQLASSRSDLIILSGGLGPTTDDITKQVLAKFVQKELVEDEEAMDKIIRFHKHSHRPMSPNNRLQALAFEGEIVFKNHNGLAVGGAVETDSTIFIVLPGPPSELKMMLEKEAIPYLKEKVSNEGTFVSRYLRFFGIGESRLVTDLEQLIAEQMNPTIAPYAGMYEVVLRLTANGDTKEECEQLLDELEEKILSVEREYFYGYGEYETLLSITSELLKNSGLSIASAESLTGGLFASTLISVEGSSQYVLGSCVAYQEAVKKNQLQVSQEILETYGMVSVECAEAMAENVRKIFGSDLGISFTGIAGPSPMEEKEVGTVFVSLADGLETKTIELHLARNRNGNREFAVQYGLNELRKYLLKK, encoded by the coding sequence ATGAAAGCAGAAATTATTACAGTCGGAACAGAATTATTAATGGGACAAGTTATTAATACAAATAGTGCAACTATTGCTAGAGAATTAGCAAAGTTGTCTATTCCAACTTATTACCAACAAACCGTTGGAGATAATCCAGAAAGAATGTTTGAGAGTATTCAACTAGCTAGTAGTCGTAGTGATTTAATTATTTTAAGTGGTGGATTAGGTCCTACGACAGATGATATTACAAAACAAGTTTTAGCTAAATTTGTTCAAAAAGAATTAGTAGAAGATGAAGAAGCGATGGATAAAATTATTCGTTTCCATAAACATTCTCATCGTCCAATGAGCCCTAATAACCGACTCCAAGCATTAGCTTTTGAAGGTGAAATAGTTTTTAAAAATCACAATGGTTTAGCGGTTGGTGGTGCAGTAGAAACAGATTCAACTATTTTTATTGTGTTACCTGGACCTCCAAGTGAATTAAAAATGATGCTTGAAAAAGAGGCGATACCATATTTAAAAGAAAAAGTTTCAAATGAAGGAACTTTTGTATCTAGGTATCTACGTTTCTTTGGAATTGGAGAATCAAGATTAGTAACCGATTTAGAACAATTAATTGCAGAACAAATGAATCCGACGATTGCTCCATACGCAGGAATGTATGAAGTTGTTCTTCGTTTAACCGCAAATGGGGATACAAAAGAAGAGTGTGAACAGTTATTAGATGAATTAGAAGAAAAAATATTATCCGTTGAACGTGAGTATTTTTATGGATATGGAGAGTATGAAACACTATTATCGATTACAAGCGAATTATTAAAAAATAGTGGATTAAGTATTGCTTCTGCAGAGAGTTTAACAGGAGGGCTTTTTGCTTCAACATTAATTTCTGTTGAAGGAAGTTCACAGTATGTATTAGGTTCTTGTGTTGCTTATCAAGAAGCTGTAAAGAAAAATCAATTACAAGTTTCTCAAGAAATATTAGAAACATATGGAATGGTCAGTGTTGAGTGCGCTGAAGCGATGGCAGAAAATGTACGGAAAATATTTGGAAGTGACTTAGGAATTTCTTTCACAGGAATAGCCGGTCCATCTCCAATGGAAGAAAAAGAAGTAGGAACTGTATTTGTTTCATTAGCAGATGGGTTAGAAACCAAAACAATAGAATTACATTTAGCAAGAAATCGTAATGGTAACCGAGAATTTGCAGTTCAATATGGATTAAATGAGTTAAGGAAATATTTATTAAAAAAATAA
- a CDS encoding DUF1827 family protein: MKLIDITNSHLKLVKEQLANTDAFFVKVYSLGQTTVIYENAATHKDIIIINRKRRVKDNEIEFVVHRLLHTTCEGLDIIYADNFVEISIPVEKPKINFS; the protein is encoded by the coding sequence ATGAAGTTAATTGATATTACCAATAGTCACTTAAAACTTGTTAAAGAACAATTAGCCAATACGGATGCATTTTTTGTAAAAGTGTATTCACTAGGACAAACAACCGTTATTTATGAGAATGCTGCTACTCATAAAGATATCATTATTATCAACCGCAAACGCCGTGTAAAAGACAATGAAATTGAATTTGTAGTCCATCGTTTACTTCATACAACTTGCGAAGGTTTAGATATTATTTACGCAGATAATTTTGTCGAAATTAGTATTCCAGTAGAGAAACCAAAAATAAACTTTTCTTAA
- the recA gene encoding recombinase RecA, whose translation MADQENRQRALDDALKKIEKSYGKGAVMKLGEKADSQVQTVSSGSLALDIALGAGGYPKGRIIEIFGPESSGKTTVALHAVAEVQKRGGVAAFIDAEHALDPEYARALGVNIEELLLSQPDTGEQGLGIADALVASGAVDIVIVDSVAALVPRAEIEGDMGQSHVGLQARLMSQALRKLSGTINRTKTIAIFINQLREKVGIMFGNPETTPGGRALKFYASIRLDVRRSDQIKNGTEILGNHTKIKVVKNKVAPPFKIAEVDIMYGEGISQIGEILDMASGLDFVKKSGAWYAYNDEKIGQGRENAKKYLMEHPEIVEVLTQKIRAHYNIGGEVLSQEAEDLGQTNLLDEE comes from the coding sequence ATGGCAGATCAAGAAAATCGTCAACGTGCATTAGATGATGCATTGAAAAAAATTGAAAAGAGTTATGGTAAAGGTGCAGTAATGAAATTAGGAGAAAAAGCTGATTCGCAAGTTCAGACAGTTTCTTCAGGTTCATTAGCACTAGATATTGCATTAGGAGCAGGTGGATACCCTAAAGGAAGAATTATTGAAATTTTTGGTCCTGAATCAAGTGGTAAAACAACGGTTGCTTTACATGCGGTAGCAGAAGTACAAAAACGTGGTGGAGTAGCAGCATTTATCGATGCGGAACATGCTTTAGATCCAGAATATGCAAGAGCATTAGGCGTTAATATTGAAGAATTATTATTATCTCAACCAGATACTGGTGAACAAGGACTTGGAATTGCAGATGCATTAGTGGCTTCAGGGGCAGTTGATATTGTAATTGTCGACTCAGTAGCTGCATTAGTACCACGTGCAGAAATTGAAGGAGATATGGGACAATCTCATGTGGGGCTTCAAGCTCGTTTAATGTCTCAAGCGCTTCGTAAATTATCGGGGACAATTAATCGTACGAAAACAATTGCAATCTTTATTAACCAATTACGTGAAAAAGTAGGAATTATGTTTGGTAATCCAGAAACAACTCCTGGTGGACGTGCATTAAAATTCTATGCAAGTATTCGTTTAGATGTTCGTCGTAGTGACCAAATTAAAAATGGAACAGAAATTTTAGGAAATCACACTAAAATTAAAGTCGTGAAAAATAAAGTTGCGCCACCATTTAAAATAGCTGAAGTGGATATCATGTATGGAGAAGGAATTTCTCAAATTGGAGAAATTTTAGATATGGCTTCTGGTTTAGATTTTGTGAAGAAGAGCGGTGCTTGGTATGCCTACAATGATGAAAAAATTGGCCAAGGCCGTGAAAATGCGAAGAAATACTTAATGGAACATCCAGAAATTGTTGAAGTATTAACACAGAAAATTCGTGCTCACTATAATATTGGTGGAGAAGTTCTTTCTCAAGAGGCAGAAGATTTAGGTCAAACAAATTTATTAGATGAAGAATAG
- a CDS encoding rhodanese-like domain-containing protein encodes MLFWIVWSILAVYVAYIAVLFWMRRSSAETLDAAEFSKDLRHGQLIDLREKDEFRAGHILGARNIPYSQFKDRMFELRKDQPIYLYEQGMTISGRAAYRLKRKGYSNIFILKNGYDAWKGKVKKGY; translated from the coding sequence ATGTTATTTTGGATTGTATGGAGTATTTTAGCAGTATATGTTGCGTATATTGCAGTATTATTTTGGATGCGTCGTAGTTCAGCAGAAACTTTAGATGCAGCGGAATTTAGTAAAGATTTACGTCATGGTCAATTGATTGATTTGCGTGAAAAGGATGAGTTTAGAGCGGGACATATTTTAGGAGCTAGAAATATTCCTTATTCTCAATTTAAGGATCGTATGTTTGAGTTAAGAAAAGATCAACCGATTTATTTATATGAGCAAGGAATGACGATTTCTGGAAGAGCAGCGTATCGTTTAAAACGTAAGGGTTATTCGAATATTTTCATTTTGAAAAATGGATATGACGCATGGAAAGGGAAGGTCAAAAAAGGGTACTAG
- a CDS encoding 5-formyltetrahydrofolate cyclo-ligase: MRKKDKDYARRMAKENLLRLSKEERIVQEDKIIAYLEKNAQWKNAQVIALTKSMPIEFSLEKVVEIARKMNKKIVVPVTLPHRQMKFAFWDEKTEFQKNSFGVEEPIHPVWVEEEQIDLVIVPGLAYSKKGERLGFGGGYYDRFLEKHNYSTLSLAYKEQVYDEVSWEIEVFDQCIQTLITMEGVSNTNELLEKRKI, from the coding sequence ATGCGAAAAAAAGATAAAGACTACGCAAGAAGAATGGCCAAAGAAAATTTATTGCGGTTGAGTAAGGAAGAAAGAATCGTTCAAGAAGATAAGATTATTGCTTATCTAGAAAAGAATGCTCAATGGAAAAACGCTCAAGTAATTGCATTAACGAAATCAATGCCTATCGAGTTTTCATTGGAAAAAGTTGTCGAGATAGCTCGAAAAATGAATAAGAAAATTGTAGTTCCCGTAACTTTACCACATCGACAAATGAAATTTGCGTTTTGGGATGAAAAGACTGAATTTCAAAAAAATTCCTTTGGAGTCGAAGAACCAATCCATCCCGTCTGGGTAGAGGAAGAGCAGATTGATTTAGTCATCGTTCCTGGACTTGCCTATTCTAAAAAAGGAGAACGATTAGGGTTTGGTGGAGGATATTATGACCGATTTTTAGAAAAACACAATTATTCTACACTGAGTCTTGCTTATAAAGAACAAGTCTATGATGAAGTGAGTTGGGAAATTGAAGTGTTTGATCAATGTATTCAAACACTGATTACAATGGAAGGAGTGTCGAATACAAATGAATTATTGGAGAAAAGAAAGATATAA
- the comGD gene encoding competence type IV pilus minor pilin ComGD — protein MKSHAFTLVELLVSFSILIILLWLVPPAIVDFGETYQEKVFMKQFENDLKLVQASAQATGKNSTVEINNPNNNYYHLSCPGNESLNAYRIIPKSISTTNIPLIRFRGETGNITTFNEFPEITFNGKKYSYRFRFQLGGGRYYVEVSKK, from the coding sequence ATGAAATCTCATGCATTTACTCTCGTAGAGCTACTCGTTTCATTCAGCATTCTAATTATATTATTATGGTTAGTTCCTCCGGCTATAGTGGATTTTGGAGAAACGTATCAAGAAAAAGTGTTTATGAAGCAGTTTGAAAATGATTTAAAATTGGTGCAGGCGAGTGCACAGGCAACGGGGAAAAATTCAACAGTAGAAATAAATAATCCTAATAATAATTATTATCACTTGAGCTGTCCAGGAAATGAATCATTAAATGCATATAGAATAATACCCAAAAGTATTTCGACAACCAATATTCCTTTAATTCGATTTAGAGGAGAAACAGGGAATATAACAACATTTAATGAGTTTCCAGAAATAACATTTAATGGGAAAAAATATTCTTATAGGTTTAGATTTCAATTAGGTGGAGGTAGGTATTATGTTGAAGTTTCAAAAAAATAA
- a CDS encoding phosphocarrier protein HPr, which produces MEKKEYHVIAETGIHARPATLLVQTASKFSSDIQLEYKGKSVNLKSIMGVMSLGVGQGADVVITADGEDAAEALAGIEETMKKEGLAE; this is translated from the coding sequence ATGGAAAAGAAAGAATATCACGTAATTGCAGAAACAGGAATTCACGCTCGTCCAGCGACATTATTAGTTCAAACAGCTAGCAAATTTTCTTCAGATATTCAATTAGAATACAAAGGTAAATCTGTTAACTTAAAATCAATCATGGGTGTTATGTCATTAGGTGTTGGTCAAGGTGCTGACGTAGTGATTACAGCTGATGGTGAAGATGCTGCAGAAGCACTTGCTGGAATCGAAGAAACAATGAAAAAAGAAGGATTAGCTGAGTAA
- a CDS encoding helix-turn-helix domain-containing protein yields MEQTIGEILKRARQQKGYTLDDLQQITKIQKKYLIAIEENDFDLMPGDFYTRAFIKQVAETVGVDGVRLLEEFALETPKNLGGISEEESVLADKKIISSRLSNNREAQTSVTKVWGQFKNYLPTILLGMLAVAIVFAIAQSLLNKRSTPKPATVSTTVTVQNTTTAEKAEETTVAETTQSTTTTKESKETTIRYSYANGNSLYYTAKLAELPANLVVTNRAKTQLWARITANQKVVADGAPTTGQQLVGVIPEGTNSIVLNFGYTPVGTITLAGQEIQIPDGVSATAIYITVE; encoded by the coding sequence ATGGAACAAACAATTGGAGAAATCTTAAAACGTGCTCGTCAACAAAAAGGCTATACTTTAGATGACTTGCAACAAATTACAAAAATTCAAAAAAAATATTTAATTGCAATCGAAGAAAATGACTTTGATTTGATGCCTGGAGACTTTTATACTCGTGCATTTATTAAGCAAGTAGCAGAAACAGTTGGAGTAGATGGTGTTCGATTATTAGAAGAATTTGCATTAGAAACTCCAAAAAATCTTGGAGGAATTTCAGAGGAAGAATCTGTATTAGCAGATAAAAAAATTATCTCAAGTCGTTTATCAAATAATCGTGAAGCGCAAACTTCTGTCACAAAAGTTTGGGGACAATTTAAAAATTATTTACCTACAATTTTATTAGGAATGTTAGCAGTAGCGATTGTATTTGCCATTGCACAATCACTATTAAATAAACGTTCAACACCAAAGCCGGCAACCGTTTCGACAACAGTTACAGTTCAAAATACAACAACAGCTGAGAAAGCAGAAGAAACAACAGTAGCGGAAACAACACAATCAACAACTACTACAAAAGAATCAAAAGAAACAACGATTCGTTATTCTTATGCAAATGGAAATTCATTATATTACACTGCAAAATTAGCAGAATTACCTGCAAACTTAGTAGTAACGAACCGTGCAAAAACACAATTGTGGGCAAGAATTACAGCAAATCAAAAAGTAGTAGCAGATGGAGCTCCAACAACAGGACAACAATTAGTAGGAGTAATTCCTGAAGGAACTAATTCAATTGTTTTAAACTTTGGTTATACACCAGTTGGTACAATCACTTTAGCAGGACAAGAAATTCAAATTCCTGATGGAGTTAGTGCTACAGCTATTTATATTACAGTAGAATAG
- a CDS encoding ATP-binding protein, translated as MKEKHEKTSVGKKWWLIISTTIFLLFTLVTIGFLMFEIQYYQSQKIALTEKYREQLSEKLSEYESPLTSANIIATLNQNNSYQKDKDGIYQKKFYINDQQFNVQVYGTNRKEIFRTQSWNDGELIGNDSKTQIKKLKNGQTIFQTSMPIISNKSRVLIGYLVITNRLDNLKQLKEELNRLALSILFISAIIAVILGYLLSNQMTKPIKKIQEIISSISEENISTKRIKVSEKNDEFAIVSEHFNELLDKISFYIEQQKHFVEDVSHELRTPVAIVEGHLKLLNRWGKDDPEVLEESLQASLVELQRMKTLVQEMLDLSRAPQVKEHYKDATTNVTEVTKQVVHNFRVLYPEFTFIFDDDLNRDLFIPIYLNHLEQVVIILMDNAVKYSLDRKEIILSLSKGEEHVEIAVQDFGMGMTEEDRKKVFSRFYRVDKARSRERGGNGLGLSIAKELIESYDGEISVTTLLNHGSIFKITLPLTKKDKGMK; from the coding sequence ATGAAAGAAAAACATGAAAAAACTTCCGTTGGGAAAAAATGGTGGTTGATTATTTCGACCACTATTTTTTTACTATTCACATTGGTTACGATTGGATTTTTAATGTTTGAAATTCAATATTATCAAAGTCAAAAAATAGCCTTAACGGAAAAATATAGAGAACAATTAAGCGAAAAATTATCAGAATACGAATCACCACTCACTTCAGCCAATATTATAGCTACATTGAATCAAAATAACAGTTATCAAAAAGATAAAGATGGTATTTACCAAAAGAAATTTTATATTAATGATCAACAATTTAATGTACAAGTATATGGAACAAATCGAAAAGAAATTTTCAGAACTCAATCTTGGAATGATGGAGAATTGATTGGGAATGACTCTAAAACTCAGATTAAGAAATTAAAAAATGGACAAACAATTTTTCAAACTTCTATGCCTATCATTTCTAACAAATCAAGAGTTTTGATAGGGTATTTAGTAATTACAAACCGATTAGATAATTTAAAACAATTAAAAGAGGAATTAAATCGGTTAGCTCTGTCAATTCTTTTTATTTCAGCAATTATTGCTGTCATTTTAGGATACTTATTATCGAATCAAATGACTAAACCGATTAAAAAAATTCAAGAAATCATTTCATCCATTAGTGAAGAAAATATTTCAACGAAGCGAATCAAAGTTTCAGAAAAGAACGATGAATTCGCAATTGTTTCTGAACATTTTAATGAATTATTAGATAAGATTAGTTTTTATATTGAACAACAAAAACATTTTGTAGAAGATGTTTCCCATGAATTAAGAACACCTGTAGCGATTGTAGAAGGGCATTTAAAATTATTAAACCGTTGGGGGAAAGATGATCCAGAAGTGTTAGAAGAATCCCTTCAAGCTTCACTAGTAGAGTTGCAAAGAATGAAAACTTTAGTCCAAGAGATGTTAGATTTATCTCGTGCACCTCAAGTGAAAGAACATTATAAAGATGCTACAACAAATGTTACTGAAGTTACCAAGCAAGTGGTGCATAATTTCAGAGTGTTATATCCTGAATTTACCTTTATATTTGATGATGATTTAAATCGTGATTTATTCATCCCTATTTATTTAAATCATTTAGAACAAGTAGTCATTATTTTAATGGATAATGCCGTGAAATATTCTCTTGATCGAAAAGAAATTATATTAAGTTTATCAAAAGGGGAAGAGCATGTAGAAATTGCTGTTCAAGATTTTGGAATGGGAATGACGGAAGAAGATCGTAAAAAAGTTTTCTCAAGATTTTACCGTGTAGATAAAGCTCGTTCAAGAGAACGAGGCGGTAATGGTTTAGGATTATCCATTGCGAAAGAATTAATTGAAAGTTATGATGGAGAAATTTCAGTGACAACTTTATTAAATCATGGCTCAATTTTTAAAATTACATTACCTTTGACGAAAAAAGATAAAGGAATGAAATAA
- a CDS encoding response regulator transcription factor, protein MNQRILIIEDEKNLARFVELELQHEGYETKICFDGRSGLQVATEEEWDVILLDLMLPELNGLEVVRRLRQVKKTPIIIMTARDSVMDRVTGLDQGADDYVVKPFEIEEILARIRALFRRLSIEEEARVQKQTILEYRDLVIEKENRTVRRNGELIDLTKREYELLLMLMENINVVLSREVLLNQVWGYKMEVETNVIDVYIRYLRNKIDIPGRESYIQTVRGTGYVMRR, encoded by the coding sequence ATGAATCAAAGAATCTTAATTATTGAAGACGAAAAAAACTTAGCACGATTTGTAGAATTAGAATTACAACATGAAGGATATGAAACAAAAATTTGTTTCGATGGACGTAGTGGCTTACAAGTAGCTACTGAGGAAGAATGGGATGTTATTTTATTAGATTTAATGTTGCCAGAATTAAATGGACTAGAAGTGGTTCGTCGTCTTCGCCAAGTGAAGAAAACACCAATTATCATTATGACTGCTAGAGATTCTGTAATGGACCGTGTAACGGGTTTAGATCAAGGGGCAGATGATTATGTTGTTAAACCGTTTGAAATTGAGGAAATCCTAGCAAGAATTCGTGCATTGTTTAGACGATTAAGTATCGAAGAAGAAGCGCGTGTACAAAAACAGACGATTTTAGAATATCGAGATTTAGTCATTGAAAAAGAAAATCGTACAGTGCGTCGTAATGGAGAATTAATTGATTTAACGAAAAGAGAATATGAATTACTATTAATGTTAATGGAAAATATTAATGTCGTTCTTTCACGAGAAGTTTTATTAAACCAAGTATGGGGATATAAAATGGAAGTAGAAACGAATGTTATTGATGTATATATTCGTTATTTAAGAAATAAAATTGATATTCCAGGACGTGAAAGTTATATTCAAACCGTTCGTGGAACTGGGTATGTAATGCGTCGTTAG
- a CDS encoding ROK family glucokinase: MNKKIIGIDLGGTSIKFAILTQNGEIQEKWSIPTNILDEGSQIVPDIIQSIKHKLTVLGLTKDDFLGIGMGSPGVVNRQEGTVIGAYNLNWKTLQPIKQQIESELGLSFYIDNDANVAALGEKWVGAGNNEPDVVFVTLGTGVGGGVIAGNQLIHGFSGAGGELGHIAVDFEEPIACTCGKKGCLETVASATGVVNLTRRYAERYAGDSALKVKIDDGQQVTAKDVFDLAKEQDKLALIVIRHFSEYLGVACSHIANILNPSRIVIGGGVSAAGEFLLKAVREEFEKNVFPPIKDSTVLALAELGNDAGVIGAASLVLIGKV; this comes from the coding sequence ATGAATAAAAAAATTATTGGTATTGATTTAGGAGGTACATCTATTAAGTTTGCTATTTTAACACAAAATGGTGAAATTCAAGAAAAATGGTCTATTCCTACCAATATTTTAGATGAAGGAAGCCAGATTGTACCAGATATTATTCAATCTATTAAACATAAACTAACGGTATTAGGATTAACAAAGGATGATTTTTTAGGAATTGGAATGGGTTCTCCTGGTGTAGTAAATCGTCAAGAAGGAACTGTTATTGGTGCGTATAATTTAAACTGGAAAACATTACAACCAATTAAACAACAAATTGAATCAGAATTAGGCTTATCATTTTATATTGATAATGATGCGAATGTGGCTGCTCTAGGAGAAAAATGGGTTGGCGCAGGAAATAATGAACCAGATGTTGTTTTTGTAACACTAGGAACTGGTGTTGGTGGTGGAGTGATTGCCGGTAACCAATTAATCCATGGATTTAGTGGTGCAGGTGGTGAACTTGGTCATATTGCTGTTGATTTCGAAGAACCGATTGCTTGTACATGTGGTAAAAAAGGTTGTTTAGAAACAGTAGCTAGTGCAACGGGTGTTGTGAATTTAACACGTCGTTACGCAGAAAGATATGCTGGAGATTCAGCGTTAAAAGTAAAAATTGATGATGGTCAACAAGTCACTGCTAAAGATGTTTTTGATTTGGCAAAAGAACAGGATAAATTAGCGTTAATCGTGATTCGTCATTTTTCAGAATATTTAGGAGTAGCATGTTCACATATTGCCAATATTTTAAATCCATCAAGAATTGTGATTGGTGGTGGCGTGAGTGCTGCTGGAGAATTTTTATTAAAAGCTGTTCGTGAGGAATTTGAAAAAAATGTTTTTCCTCCAATTAAAGATTCAACTGTTTTAGCATTGGCTGAATTAGGAAATGATGCTGGTGTTATTGGAGCAGCTTCATTAGTATTAATTGGAAAAGTATAA
- the comGC gene encoding competence type IV pilus major pilin ComGC — MKKLLKKKKGFTLIELLICLFIIGLMMLLIIPNIANQRQKAQEKSDAAIVKVIENQKELYKLDNKPDKEPTIDDLQTGKYITQEQAEAYKKATKNSAQ; from the coding sequence ATGAAAAAATTACTAAAAAAGAAAAAAGGATTTACATTAATTGAGTTACTCATTTGTTTATTTATTATCGGGTTGATGATGCTACTTATTATTCCAAATATTGCAAATCAAAGACAAAAAGCACAGGAGAAATCGGATGCTGCGATTGTGAAAGTTATTGAAAATCAGAAAGAACTATACAAATTAGACAATAAACCAGATAAAGAACCAACTATAGATGATTTACAGACGGGAAAATATATTACTCAAGAACAAGCAGAAGCCTATAAAAAAGCAACGAAAAATTCAGCACAATAG